In Desulfuribacillus alkaliarsenatis, a genomic segment contains:
- a CDS encoding M48 family metallopeptidase, producing the protein MQMYQQINRNKRNTVFFLIVFIGLILVASYFIGYLIDPAASFTFAIIAFVIAAIGVFYSYYNSDKVILKMANARPVSKAQEPYLYHTIEGVAIAAGIPTPKAYVIETDVPNAFATGRNPENGVVAVTRGLMDRLNREELEGVIAHEMAHIKNYDILYSSIVIVLAGTLVYLAEFGTRSMLFRRGGGGNNKGNAAMLIIGVVTIILAPILARLVQMAVSRSREYLADATAARMIGYPKGLSSALRKIAEASNPEKAKKDGFASEATASLFIVNPLMKPSQLSHLLSTHPPIDRRIAALDKM; encoded by the coding sequence ATGCAAATGTATCAGCAAATTAATCGTAATAAACGAAACACCGTATTTTTCCTTATTGTTTTTATTGGATTGATATTAGTTGCTTCTTACTTTATCGGCTACTTAATTGATCCCGCTGCAAGCTTTACATTTGCAATTATAGCCTTTGTCATTGCTGCTATCGGGGTCTTTTATAGTTATTACAATAGTGATAAGGTTATATTGAAAATGGCAAATGCGCGGCCTGTTTCCAAGGCGCAAGAACCATACTTGTACCACACTATTGAAGGAGTTGCTATTGCTGCTGGTATTCCTACACCAAAGGCTTATGTAATTGAAACAGATGTACCTAATGCATTTGCTACTGGTAGAAACCCCGAAAACGGTGTTGTCGCTGTTACACGCGGATTAATGGATAGGCTTAATCGGGAAGAATTAGAAGGTGTTATTGCGCACGAGATGGCTCATATTAAAAATTATGATATTTTGTATTCTTCAATTGTTATAGTCCTAGCTGGTACGCTAGTATATCTTGCTGAGTTCGGAACCCGCTCCATGCTCTTTAGAAGAGGTGGCGGGGGAAACAATAAAGGAAATGCTGCTATGCTAATAATAGGAGTTGTTACTATAATATTAGCTCCAATCTTGGCAAGGCTTGTGCAAATGGCTGTATCTAGGAGTCGCGAATATTTAGCAGATGCGACAGCAGCTCGCATGATAGGGTATCCAAAGGGTTTATCTTCAGCTTTACGAAAAATTGCTGAGGCGAGTAACCCTGAGAAAGCAAAGAAGGATGGATTTGCAAGTGAAGCAACTGCGAGCCTATTCATTGTAAATCCACTAATGAAACCTTCGCAGCTTAGCCATTTACTGAGTACACATCCACCAATTGATAGACGGATAGCTGCTTTAGACAAAATGTAA
- a CDS encoding LemA family protein — protein sequence MLWIFAAIIILALFSIITYNRLIAKRNAVANAWAGIDTQLQRRYDLIPNLVETVKGYMEHEKTVLENVTKARTAFMNAGNVKEQAEAENMMAGALKTLFAVSENYPDLKASQNFMMLQEELAGTENKISYSRQRYNNSVMDYNTALQVFPNNIFANMFNFKPADSFAVESEEARKAVRVQF from the coding sequence ATGTTATGGATTTTTGCCGCAATTATAATTTTAGCATTATTTTCGATTATAACGTACAACCGTTTAATCGCCAAAAGAAATGCTGTAGCAAATGCATGGGCAGGTATTGATACTCAGCTTCAGCGCCGTTATGATTTGATTCCAAATCTTGTAGAAACGGTTAAAGGGTATATGGAACACGAGAAAACGGTCTTAGAAAATGTCACAAAGGCTCGAACAGCTTTTATGAATGCAGGAAATGTAAAAGAACAGGCAGAGGCTGAGAATATGATGGCTGGTGCCCTAAAGACTTTATTTGCAGTATCTGAGAACTATCCTGACTTAAAGGCTTCACAAAACTTTATGATGCTACAGGAAGAATTAGCTGGTACTGAGAATAAAATTTCGTACTCTAGGCAACGTTATAATAATTCAGTAATGGATTATAATACCGCACTTCAAGTATTTCCTAATAATATTTTTGCCAATATGTTCAACTTCAAACCAGCAGATTCTTTCGCTGTCGAAAGTGAAGAAGCAAGAAAAGCAGTTAGGGTGCAATTCTAA
- the typA gene encoding translational GTPase TypA — protein MKKRIQNQNVRNIAIIAHVDHGKTTLVDHMLKQSGTFRAGQDVDDRVMDSMDLERERGITIAAKNCSVYWKDVKINILDTPGHADFGGEVERALKMVDGAILLVDASEGPLPQTRFVLKKALEANLRIVVCINKIDRSDARPQEVLDEIYDLFIDLDASEDQLEFPVLYAIGVKGQAQLTLDEENDNFQPLFDTIVEEIPGPSHNPEEPFQMLVTNLDYSEYLGRLAIGRVFHGTVKSNDQLVCINDKGEQLPLRISKLQVYDGLKLLEVKEAEAGDIVILAGIENVKIGDTITNKETPKALPRITVDEPTVSMMFTINTSPLSGKEGKIVQGAKIRERLFKETLRNVAIKVEDAEASDSFIVKGRGELQMAIIIEQMRREGFEFTVGRPIVIYKIEDGKKLEPIERLFVDCDENFVGIVTEKISFRKGRLMNMDNKGSGRTMMEFSVPSRSLLGYRNEFLTDTKGTGIMNSYLEGFEEYRGDFPTRINGSLVSDRQGTAVPYALFNLEPRGILFVQPGDPVYEGMIVGENSRSQDLNVNPCKEKKATNVRSSGKDTGIVLTPVLPMTLEKAIDFIREDELIEVTPKSIRLRKTILQQNMR, from the coding sequence ATGAAAAAACGTATTCAGAATCAAAATGTAAGAAATATCGCTATTATTGCCCATGTAGATCATGGAAAAACGACATTAGTAGACCATATGTTGAAACAAAGTGGCACATTTAGAGCTGGCCAAGATGTTGATGATCGTGTAATGGATAGCATGGATTTAGAGCGCGAGCGTGGAATTACCATAGCGGCGAAGAACTGTTCAGTATATTGGAAAGACGTTAAGATTAATATCTTAGATACACCTGGCCATGCTGATTTCGGCGGAGAAGTAGAGCGTGCACTTAAGATGGTTGATGGAGCAATTCTGCTAGTTGACGCATCGGAAGGACCACTGCCACAAACTCGTTTTGTACTTAAGAAGGCTTTAGAAGCTAACCTGCGTATCGTTGTGTGTATTAACAAAATAGATCGCAGCGACGCAAGGCCACAGGAAGTTTTAGATGAGATATATGATCTGTTTATCGATTTGGATGCATCCGAAGATCAGCTAGAGTTTCCAGTTTTATATGCTATTGGTGTAAAAGGCCAGGCGCAATTGACGCTTGATGAGGAGAACGATAACTTCCAGCCTCTGTTTGATACAATAGTAGAAGAAATACCAGGTCCTTCACATAACCCAGAAGAACCGTTCCAAATGCTTGTGACAAACTTAGATTACTCAGAATATCTTGGACGTCTGGCTATTGGGCGTGTTTTCCACGGAACTGTGAAAAGCAATGATCAACTAGTTTGCATTAACGATAAGGGCGAGCAATTACCATTGCGTATCTCAAAGCTGCAGGTCTATGATGGACTGAAACTTTTAGAAGTAAAAGAAGCTGAAGCAGGCGATATAGTTATTTTAGCAGGGATTGAAAACGTTAAAATTGGTGATACAATCACGAACAAAGAGACACCTAAAGCATTGCCGAGAATTACGGTGGACGAGCCTACGGTTTCGATGATGTTTACGATTAACACATCACCTCTATCAGGTAAAGAAGGTAAAATCGTTCAGGGAGCAAAAATTCGCGAACGACTTTTCAAAGAAACCTTAAGAAATGTTGCTATTAAGGTAGAAGACGCTGAAGCTAGTGATAGCTTTATCGTTAAGGGTCGCGGCGAGCTACAAATGGCAATTATAATTGAACAGATGCGCCGAGAAGGCTTTGAGTTTACTGTTGGACGACCGATTGTTATCTACAAAATTGAGGATGGCAAGAAGCTAGAGCCAATTGAGCGATTATTCGTTGACTGTGATGAAAACTTCGTAGGAATCGTAACAGAGAAAATCTCATTCCGTAAAGGCCGTTTGATGAACATGGATAATAAAGGTAGCGGACGCACGATGATGGAGTTCTCTGTGCCTTCTCGTTCATTGTTAGGATATCGTAATGAGTTCTTAACAGATACTAAGGGTACTGGGATAATGAACTCATACTTAGAGGGTTTTGAAGAGTATCGTGGTGACTTCCCGACCAGAATTAACGGATCACTGGTTTCAGATCGCCAGGGTACTGCCGTACCATATGCTTTATTTAATTTAGAGCCAAGGGGAATTCTGTTCGTACAACCAGGAGACCCTGTATATGAAGGTATGATTGTCGGGGAGAATAGCCGCAGTCAAGATCTTAACGTAAACCCATGTAAGGAGAAGAAGGCAACTAACGTTCGATCTTCAGGTAAAGATACAGGCATCGTATTAACACCTGTATTACCAATGACTTTAGAGAAGGCTATTGATTTCATCCGTGAAGATGAACTAATAGAAGTAACACCGAAATCGATTCGTTTACGTAAAACAATCTTGCAACAAAATATGAGGTAG
- the larA gene encoding nickel-dependent lactate racemase, with the protein MEIRLPYDKGCIEFTPPSGCNVKVLTPPSEDFKPEFSQEQIVRNAISNPIDSPPLSELAKDKKNIVIITSDHTRPIPSRITMPIILEEIKKTNPNAKPTLLISTGLHRVSTDEELMERHGQDVLDQVNVINHVATDLDNMVYLGVLPSGGELWINKLAVEADLLISEGFIEPHFFAGFSGGRKSILPGIASRKTVLYNHNSTFLSNPYARAGELERNPIHKDMVWAAKQAKLAFILNVAINGEKEVIHAVAGNPFAAHEQGCEFVKDLTGTEAIPADIVISTNGGYPLDQNVYQAVKGMTTAEMTAKPGSVIIMVSACKDGLGGRDFYHQLADFPSPQESMDLFMKTPEDQTPVDQWQSQILARILLKHKVIVVADESVASFVNEMHMEYAKTVEEAIEKAQQIKGRDASITVIPDGVGVIIK; encoded by the coding sequence GTGGAGATTCGTCTACCCTATGACAAAGGTTGCATTGAGTTTACGCCTCCTAGCGGTTGTAATGTAAAAGTACTAACACCTCCTTCCGAAGATTTCAAGCCTGAATTCTCTCAAGAACAAATCGTCAGAAACGCAATTAGTAATCCTATTGATTCACCTCCTCTATCAGAGCTGGCAAAAGACAAGAAAAATATCGTTATTATCACCAGTGACCATACTCGCCCTATTCCCAGCCGCATTACAATGCCTATTATTCTCGAAGAAATCAAAAAAACAAATCCAAATGCAAAGCCAACATTGTTAATATCTACTGGCCTACACCGAGTTAGTACTGATGAGGAATTAATGGAACGGCACGGCCAAGATGTTTTAGATCAAGTGAACGTAATCAATCACGTTGCTACGGATTTAGATAACATGGTCTATTTAGGGGTGCTTCCTTCTGGCGGTGAGCTATGGATAAATAAACTTGCTGTCGAAGCTGATTTGTTAATCAGTGAAGGATTTATCGAGCCCCATTTCTTTGCAGGTTTTTCTGGAGGTCGGAAAAGTATTCTACCAGGAATAGCGTCCAGAAAAACTGTACTTTATAACCATAACTCCACCTTTCTTTCAAATCCATATGCACGTGCAGGCGAATTAGAACGTAATCCAATTCATAAAGATATGGTTTGGGCAGCTAAGCAGGCTAAGCTGGCATTTATATTAAACGTAGCGATTAATGGAGAAAAGGAAGTTATTCATGCCGTGGCTGGCAACCCTTTTGCCGCACATGAGCAGGGCTGTGAATTCGTAAAGGATCTTACTGGAACTGAGGCCATACCAGCTGATATAGTCATTAGCACAAACGGTGGCTATCCACTCGATCAAAATGTATATCAAGCTGTAAAAGGCATGACTACAGCAGAAATGACAGCGAAGCCAGGATCTGTAATTATAATGGTATCTGCATGTAAAGACGGTCTAGGAGGCAGGGACTTCTACCATCAATTAGCTGATTTTCCTTCACCTCAAGAGTCGATGGACCTGTTTATGAAAACACCAGAGGATCAAACACCAGTAGATCAGTGGCAATCGCAAATTTTAGCTAGAATATTATTAAAGCATAAGGTAATTGTGGTTGCTGACGAAAGTGTGGCAAGCTTTGTGAATGAAATGCACATGGAATATGCGAAAACTGTTGAAGAAGCAATAGAAAAAGCACAGCAAATTAAAGGTAGGGACGCTTCAATTACTGTGATTCCAGATGGGGTTGGGGTTATTATTAAGTAA
- a CDS encoding Na+/H+ antiporter family protein: protein MLFNPVVISVIVVVVLSLARVNVLLALIAGALVAGLVAGLPLGETIPMLVSGMDGQLNTALSYILLGMFAVLIAKSKITNVLVQILIKALQGKRGFLLLAIAAVASLSQNVVPVHIAFIPILIPPLLALFNRMQVDRRAVATALTFGLKAPYILLPAGYGLIFHGIIQREMEAHGATIGISEIPLALLIPVSGMVVGLFIAIFFTYRKSRDYKPLEESSLLDAVTPDEKVSWNKGHTFTVIAIVAALFVQVQFSSMVLGALIGIAIMLVFNVVSWRKTDDVVNKGIAMMGMIAFVMLVASGYATILRETGAVAELVEVSSGILSGSQIIAAFIMLLIGLTITMGIGTSFGTIPIIAALYVPLGLELGFSVMAIAALIGTAAALGDAGSPASDSTLGPTAGLNADGQHNHIWDTCVPTFIHFNIPLIIFGVIAAIIF from the coding sequence ATGCTATTTAATCCTGTAGTAATCTCGGTAATTGTAGTCGTAGTACTCAGTTTAGCGAGAGTGAATGTGTTATTAGCATTAATAGCTGGAGCGTTAGTGGCAGGCCTTGTGGCAGGATTACCACTTGGTGAAACAATTCCAATGCTAGTATCAGGAATGGATGGTCAATTAAATACAGCCTTGAGCTATATCTTACTAGGTATGTTTGCTGTACTAATTGCCAAATCAAAGATTACTAATGTTTTAGTGCAAATTTTGATTAAAGCTTTACAAGGGAAGCGCGGCTTTTTATTACTTGCAATTGCAGCCGTTGCATCTTTATCACAAAATGTAGTACCAGTGCATATTGCTTTTATTCCTATTTTAATTCCGCCGTTATTGGCACTATTTAATCGTATGCAGGTAGACCGTAGAGCGGTTGCGACAGCTCTTACATTTGGTTTGAAAGCTCCATATATACTTTTACCTGCAGGCTATGGGCTGATTTTCCATGGTATTATCCAAAGGGAAATGGAGGCACACGGAGCGACTATTGGCATAAGTGAAATTCCATTAGCGCTTTTAATTCCAGTTTCAGGTATGGTTGTAGGTTTGTTTATCGCAATTTTCTTTACCTATAGGAAGTCCCGTGACTACAAACCACTGGAAGAGAGTTCGTTATTAGACGCGGTAACACCTGATGAGAAAGTCTCCTGGAACAAGGGGCACACGTTTACTGTTATTGCTATAGTTGCAGCACTGTTTGTGCAGGTTCAATTTAGTTCAATGGTTTTAGGTGCCTTAATTGGTATTGCTATCATGTTAGTCTTTAACGTTGTTAGCTGGCGTAAGACGGACGATGTTGTTAACAAAGGTATCGCAATGATGGGTATGATTGCCTTTGTTATGCTAGTAGCATCTGGATATGCCACAATCTTAAGAGAAACTGGCGCTGTGGCAGAGCTAGTAGAAGTATCTTCAGGGATACTATCAGGTAGTCAAATTATTGCGGCATTTATTATGCTATTAATTGGTTTAACGATTACTATGGGGATTGGAACTTCCTTTGGTACAATTCCAATCATTGCAGCTTTATACGTACCGTTAGGTTTAGAGCTTGGTTTTTCTGTAATGGCTATTGCGGCATTAATCGGAACGGCTGCAGCTCTAGGTGATGCCGGTTCGCCAGCATCTGACAGTACATTAGGGCCAACAGCGGGCTTAAATGCTGACGGACAGCACAACCATATTTGGGATACTTGTGTGCCGACGTTTATTCACTTTAACATTCCGCTAATTATTTTCGGTGTAATTGCAGCAATTATTTTTTAA
- a CDS encoding CoA-disulfide reductase, with amino-acid sequence MKIVIIGGVAGGASAAARLRRLNEHAEIIMYERGSYISYANCGLPYFIGGKITDKNKLTLQTPESFQDRFRVDVRINQEVIEINRQKRTVIARDISSGSTTEENYDKLILSPGAEPVIPTIPGLNDERIFTLRTIPDTYRIHEYIQKHNVKSAVVIGGGYIGLEMLENLKNAGIEVTLMQRSQQILRMLDFDMASEVHQYLRDIDVNLILNAAINGFSSIGESLAVEYNDGSTVKADIVLLSIGVRPDSQLAKDAGLKVNIKGAIEVDPYLRTSDEHIYAIGDAIEVNNFVTNEPSHIPLAGPANKQGRIVADNIMGANTQFKGTQGTSILKLFDMTIAATGINEKAATGLNYHYDAIHTFSPSHATYYPGATFMSIKTLFDKESGRILGAQLIGFTGVDKRCDVLATAIRANMTAYDLAELELSYAPPFSSAKDPVNMIGFAIENILTNKVYQQHWADIDNVIEKVQQGQAILLDVRTPSEFERGHVDNSLHMPLDNLRSHINELNSSKEIYVYCHSGQRSYIACRILMQHGYSCYNISGGYRLYQILSY; translated from the coding sequence ATGAAAATCGTAATTATTGGCGGGGTTGCAGGGGGCGCTTCTGCTGCAGCCCGTCTTCGTCGTCTTAACGAGCATGCTGAAATTATTATGTATGAACGAGGTAGTTATATATCCTATGCAAACTGTGGCCTACCATACTTTATCGGTGGCAAAATTACTGATAAGAATAAGCTGACGTTGCAAACGCCTGAGTCCTTCCAAGACCGATTCCGCGTCGATGTACGAATCAACCAAGAGGTCATCGAAATAAATCGACAAAAACGAACTGTGATTGCTAGAGATATATCATCCGGTTCTACAACCGAAGAAAACTATGACAAATTAATCCTCTCTCCTGGAGCTGAACCAGTCATTCCTACTATACCTGGCTTAAACGATGAGCGCATCTTTACACTGCGTACAATTCCAGATACATATCGCATCCATGAGTACATACAAAAACATAATGTAAAATCAGCCGTAGTTATTGGCGGTGGCTACATTGGCCTTGAAATGTTAGAAAACCTAAAAAACGCTGGTATTGAAGTGACCTTAATGCAGCGTTCACAGCAGATATTACGAATGTTAGATTTTGATATGGCAAGTGAAGTGCATCAATATTTACGTGATATCGACGTTAACTTAATTCTAAATGCTGCTATAAATGGTTTTAGTAGCATTGGAGAAAGTCTTGCTGTTGAATACAACGACGGCAGTACTGTAAAAGCAGATATTGTCCTATTATCAATAGGCGTGCGCCCAGACAGTCAGCTGGCTAAAGATGCTGGTTTAAAGGTTAATATCAAAGGCGCAATCGAGGTAGACCCATATTTACGTACATCTGATGAGCATATTTATGCAATTGGGGATGCTATTGAAGTCAATAACTTCGTTACAAATGAACCATCTCATATACCGTTAGCTGGCCCAGCTAACAAGCAAGGTCGTATTGTGGCTGACAATATCATGGGGGCTAATACACAGTTCAAAGGTACTCAGGGCACATCAATTTTAAAGCTTTTTGACATGACAATCGCAGCTACAGGTATTAATGAAAAAGCTGCTACGGGTCTCAATTATCATTATGATGCTATTCATACCTTTTCACCATCGCATGCTACTTATTATCCTGGAGCTACTTTCATGAGTATCAAAACCCTGTTCGACAAGGAATCAGGACGGATTCTAGGAGCTCAGCTTATTGGCTTTACCGGTGTAGATAAACGCTGTGATGTACTGGCAACCGCTATCAGAGCGAACATGACAGCCTATGACCTTGCCGAATTAGAGCTTTCCTACGCACCTCCCTTTTCTTCGGCGAAGGATCCTGTCAATATGATTGGCTTTGCTATTGAGAATATATTAACCAATAAAGTCTATCAGCAGCACTGGGCTGACATCGATAATGTTATTGAAAAAGTACAGCAGGGACAGGCTATCTTACTAGACGTAAGAACTCCGAGTGAATTTGAGCGTGGCCACGTAGACAATAGCCTTCATATGCCACTTGATAATCTACGTTCACATATTAACGAATTAAATTCTAGCAAGGAAATCTATGTTTATTGTCATAGCGGACAGCGTAGCTACATCGCTTGTCGCATTTTAATGCAGCATGGCTATTCCTGCTATAACATCTCAGGTGGATATCGACTCTACCAAATCTTAAGCTATTAA
- a CDS encoding GbsR/MarR family transcriptional regulator, with protein sequence MGAQERLDKARERVIESIADNMDLYGVPPSVGRLYGTLYFHGEPMTLDEMKESLKMSKTSMSTGIKTLMELNCVERVWKKGERKDYYQAKEDWQQIFIDYFSIQWKKAIMSNLESLQKSKKELQALIAEHTTENSKQHPNSEQLESPQSSLFHAQQDIEKIDYAINYYHWLIDNIAKLEQTKSF encoded by the coding sequence ATGGGCGCACAAGAACGCTTAGATAAAGCACGGGAGCGTGTCATAGAGTCAATTGCAGATAATATGGATCTGTACGGCGTGCCACCTTCAGTTGGCCGTTTATACGGAACATTGTATTTTCACGGTGAACCAATGACCCTAGACGAGATGAAGGAATCTCTAAAAATGAGTAAAACCAGCATGAGTACTGGTATCAAAACGTTAATGGAACTAAATTGTGTCGAGCGTGTATGGAAAAAAGGTGAGCGTAAGGATTACTATCAAGCTAAAGAGGACTGGCAGCAGATTTTTATCGATTACTTTTCAATTCAGTGGAAAAAAGCCATAATGTCAAACTTAGAATCACTACAAAAATCTAAGAAGGAACTTCAAGCCCTCATCGCTGAACATACAACAGAAAATTCTAAACAGCACCCTAATAGTGAGCAATTGGAAAGTCCTCAATCTTCATTATTCCATGCACAGCAGGATATTGAAAAAATAGATTATGCAATTAATTATTACCATTGGTTAATCGATAATATAGCTAAGCTGGAACAGACTAAATCATTCTAG